A window of Borrelia sp. A-FGy1 contains these coding sequences:
- a CDS encoding ParB N-terminal domain-containing protein gives MLIDIEQIKIKGRIRQNIGDITTLKESIKKHGLIYPIIIDKNKNLVAGFRRYQVLKELGYKEVEVKVISIEDKKTLLEIELDENNTRKSFTRSEANAGEEQLKIYSEKNIIIKFLKFIILKLKKFFKRTKTH, from the coding sequence ATGTTAATAGACATAGAACAAATAAAAATAAAAGGTAGAATCAGACAAAATATAGGAGATATAACAACTCTTAAAGAAAGCATAAAAAAGCATGGCTTAATTTATCCAATAATAATAGACAAAAACAAAAATTTAGTAGCAGGATTTAGAAGATATCAAGTTTTAAAAGAGCTTGGATACAAAGAAGTTGAAGTTAAAGTAATATCTATAGAAGATAAAAAAACTTTGCTTGAAATTGAATTAGATGAAAATAACACTAGAAAATCATTTACAAGAAGTGAAGCAAATGCTGGAGAAGAGCAACTAAAAATTTATTCAGAAAAAAATATAATAATAAAATTTCTAAAATTCATTATTTTAAAATTAAAAAAATTCTTTAAAAGAACAAAAACACACTAA
- a CDS encoding glucose-6-phosphate isomerase → MPNYQNLNMLKAFQELKKINPEALSKTLSSDRINKYDIKIDGNNVHYNYATKQISETHLKIFQSLSDEANLIEKYREIINGKNINISENRKILHHLTRGQLGTEVTDNNENMREFFVRELQKIFSFAKQIQNGKIKSLKGEKFKNVVQIGIGGSSLGPKALYTAIKNYAKQKNLYLMKAYFISNIDPDEAEEVLSEIDLDKTLFIVVSKSGSTLETASNMQFLIKKLKDNGIIEYKKQIIIITSKESMLALEKGYLEYFFMHDSIGGRFSSTSAVGLALITLCFSENITKEILKGAHEVDKRALNKNIIENAPLMAALISIYESNVLNYSSNCIIAYSKAMENFYLHLQQLEMESNGKQVNRFGEKIDYKTVRIIWGGIGTDVQHSFFQMLHQGTEIVPMDFIGFSESQLKKDIIVEGTSNNNKLKANLIAQIIAFSQGKEDINRNKKFEGERPSALIYSKELIPYVVGAILAHYENKVMFEGFLLNINSFDQEGVQLGKTIATKILKKDNKKNEIIESYCNLL, encoded by the coding sequence ATGCCCAATTATCAAAATCTTAATATGCTCAAAGCTTTTCAAGAGCTAAAAAAAATCAATCCCGAAGCATTAAGTAAAACCTTAAGCTCGGATAGAATAAATAAATATGATATTAAAATAGACGGTAATAATGTACATTATAATTATGCTACAAAACAAATTAGTGAGACTCACCTAAAAATATTCCAAAGTTTAAGTGATGAAGCAAACTTAATAGAAAAATATAGAGAAATAATTAACGGTAAGAATATTAATATCAGTGAAAACAGAAAAATTTTACACCATTTAACAAGAGGTCAACTAGGAACAGAAGTAACAGATAATAATGAAAATATGCGAGAATTTTTTGTCAGAGAGCTTCAAAAAATTTTCTCATTTGCAAAACAAATTCAAAATGGAAAAATTAAAAGCTTAAAAGGGGAAAAATTTAAAAATGTGGTACAAATTGGCATTGGAGGCTCAAGTCTTGGCCCAAAAGCATTGTATACTGCAATTAAAAATTATGCTAAGCAGAAAAATTTATATCTAATGAAAGCCTATTTTATTTCAAATATCGATCCAGATGAAGCGGAAGAAGTTTTAAGCGAAATAGACCTTGATAAGACTCTATTTATTGTAGTATCAAAAAGCGGATCCACACTAGAAACTGCTTCTAATATGCAATTCTTAATTAAAAAATTAAAAGACAATGGGATTATAGAATACAAAAAACAAATTATAATCATTACCTCAAAAGAAAGTATGCTAGCACTTGAAAAGGGATATCTTGAATACTTCTTTATGCATGATTCAATTGGTGGCAGATTTTCATCAACATCCGCAGTCGGTCTTGCTCTTATTACTCTTTGCTTTTCAGAAAATATTACAAAAGAAATACTGAAAGGAGCTCATGAAGTCGATAAAAGAGCATTAAACAAAAATATAATAGAAAATGCTCCTCTTATGGCAGCCCTAATTAGTATATATGAAAGTAATGTACTTAACTACAGCAGTAATTGTATTATTGCATATTCAAAAGCAATGGAAAACTTTTATCTTCACTTACAACAACTTGAAATGGAAAGTAACGGAAAACAAGTAAACCGATTTGGAGAAAAAATAGATTACAAAACAGTCAGAATAATTTGGGGAGGAATTGGGACAGATGTACAACATTCATTTTTCCAAATGCTTCATCAAGGAACAGAGATTGTACCAATGGATTTCATCGGGTTTAGCGAATCTCAATTAAAGAAAGATATAATTGTGGAAGGAACATCAAACAATAATAAGCTAAAAGCAAATTTAATAGCCCAAATCATTGCATTCTCTCAAGGTAAAGAAGACATAAACAGAAATAAAAAATTTGAAGGAGAGAGACCTTCTGCCCTAATATATTCAAAAGAGCTTATTCCTTATGTAGTAGGAGCAATATTAGCTCACTATGAAAATAAAGTAATGTTTGAAGGATTTTTACTTAACATAAACTCATTTGATCAAGAAGGAGTTCAACTTGGGAAAACAATTGCAACAAAAATCCTAAAGAAAGATAATAAAAAAAACGAAATAATAGAATCTTATTGCAACTTACTGTAA